In Streptomyces erythrochromogenes, the DNA window CCCCTGAGCCCCGGGTCCCCGTTCCCAGGGTCCCCGTCCCCGTCCCCGTTCCCGTTCCCGTGCCCTGTCAGCTTCCGCCGCGCCGCCTGCGCAGCAGCGTCCGCAACGGTCCCGGACTCTCGTACCCGACCCGCCGGGCGACGACCGCCAGCGGCAGGTCCGTGGTGCGCAGCAGGTGTTCGGCCTGCTCCACCCGCAGGTCCTGGACCAGCCCGACGGGAGTGCGGCCGAGGGTGCGGGCGACCGCGCGCTGGAGGGTCCGCTCGCTGACGCCGAGCTCCCGCGCCGCGTCCGCGATCGGCGCCGGCTCCGCGAGCCGGGTCCGCGCCCACTGCTCGAAGGCGGCGACGAGCGGGTCGTGGCGGGCGAGGGCGCTGGGAATGGCGTACGCCGCCTGTGAGGCCCGGTCGTCGACGACCAGGTAGTGCCGGACCAGATCCGCGAGGGCGGGGCTGCGCGTGCCGACGATCGCCAGGGCCAGGTCGAGGTGGCCGAACGCGGCGCCCGCCGTGGTGACCCCGCCGGAGCTGACGACCATCCGGGTCTCGTCGAGCGTGACCTTCCGGTACCGGTCCCGGAAGAAGGGGGCCAGCCACCAGCTGGTCGTCGCCCGCCGGCCGTCCAGCACCCCGGCCTCGGCCAGCAGGAACGTTCCCGTGCAGGAGGTGGCGAGCGGAGTGCCGCGCTCGCGGGCCTCGGCCAGGACCCTGCGGGCCGGCCGGCACGCGGCCGACGCGACGGCCTCGACCAGGGCCTCCGGGCGGCGCTCCATCAGCGCGGGCACCACCAGCAGGTCGGCGTCCTCGGCTACGGAGACCGGCTCGGTGTCGATGCGGTGGCCGAGCCCGGTGGCCGGCCACCCGGCCGCGCAGCACGTCGGCGGTGTGCAGCACGTCCAGGACGGCCGAGATGCCCGAGTCGAAGACCCCGTCGAGGGCCAGTACGGCGACTTTCACCGCTCCACGGTAGCGCGGACGGCCTCGGTGAGGGTGTCGGAAACCGTGCGGAAGCTGCCGGATCCGACACTCCCGATCGGCCCGGCCCGTGCCTAGGGTCGTTGCCATGACCACGTATGAGACCAGCGCCTCGCCCGCGACCGGCGCCCCGCCCGCGACCGGCGCCCCGCTCCGCAGCCGTACGCACACCTGGCAGCCGCGTCCGGAGACGACCCCGGAGATCCTCGGCATGAGCGGACTGGAGATCCTCCGGGCGAGCCTCAAGGGCGAACTGCCCGGCGCGTCGATGATGAGCACCCTGGGCTTCCGGCTCACCGAGGCCGCCGAGGGCGTCGCCGTCTTCGAGGGGGACCCGGGCGACCACCTGCTCAACCCCATGGGGACGGTGCACGGCGGATTCCTGGCCACCCTGCTCGACTCGGCGCTCGGCTCGTCCGTGATGACCCTGCTCCCGGCCGGCACCGCCTACACCACGGTGCAGCTCGGGGTGCACATGATCCGGCCGGTGATGGCGGACACCCCCACCCTGCGCTGCGAGGGAACCGCCCTGCACGTGGGCCGGACCACCGCCACCGCCGAGGCCCGGGTGACCGGCACGCACGACGGCAAGCTCTACGCCCACGCCACCACGACCTGCGCGATCCTGCGCATGGGCTGACGCGGGTCGGGCCCGCCACGGACGCACGGACCGCCCGGACCGCCCGGACCGCCCGGACCGCACGGACCGCCCGGACCGCCCGGACCGCACGGGCCGAAGGGGCGCCGGGGCGCACATCGCCCCGGCGCCCCTTCGGCTGGATCGCCGCGTGAGTAAGGATCACCCCGTTCGGGTGGGTCCGCCACTCGAACGGCGTACCGGAGCGACCAGCGGACGGCAGGGGCCGGGGCGTGGGAGGAGCGGCCCCTGCCGTCCTGGGTCACGGGTCAGCCGTGGCTGACCCGGAGTTCCTTGATGCCGTTGAGCCAGGCGGCCCGCAGTCGGCGCGGGCCCTCGCCGGCCAGCCGCAGGTCGGGCAGCGCGTCGGCCAGGGCGTTGAAGATCAGGTCGATCTCCATCACCGCCAGGGACTTGCCGAGGCAGAAGTGCGGACCGCCGCCGCCGAAGCCCAGGTGCGGGTTCGGGTCGCGGGTGATGTCGAAGACGTCCGGGTTCTCGAAGACCTCGGGGTCGTGGTTGGCGGAGGAGTAGAACATCCCCACCCGGTCTCCCGCCTTGATCTTCTGGCCGCCCAGCTCGGTGTCCTGGGTGGCCGTGCGCTGGAAGGACACCACCGGGGTGGCCCAGCGGACGATCTCCTCCGCGGTGGTGGACGGCCGGGTCGCCTTGTAGAGCTCCCACTGCTCGGGGTGGGTCAGGAAGGCGTGCATGCCGTGGCTGATGGCGTTGCGCGTGGTCTCGTTGCCCGCGACCGCCAGCAGCAGCACGAAGAAGCCGAACTCGTCGGAGCCGAGGTTGCCCTGGCCCTCGGCGGCCACCAGCTGGGTGACGATGTCCTGGGCCGGGCACTCCTTGCGCTGCGCGGAGAGGTTCATCGCGTAGCCGATGAGCTCCATGGCGGCGTTGGAGCCGACCTCGGCCGTGATCGCGTACTCCGGGTCGTCGTAGGCGATCATCTTGTTCGACCAGTCGAAGATCTTGGAGCGGTCCTTCTGCGGTACGCCGATCAGCTCGGCGATGGCCTGCAGCGGGAGCTCGCACGCCACGTGCGTGACGAAGTCGAAGCTCCCGTCGGCCGCTGCCGCCGAGGCCTCCTCGACGATCTTCCGCGCCCGGTCGCGCAGGGCCTCCTCCAGTCCGCGGATGGCCCGCGGGGTGAAACCGCGCTGCACGATCTGGCGTACGCGGGAGTGTTCCGGCGGATCCATGTTCAGCATGATCAGCCGCTGGGCGTCTATCGCATCACGCTGGATGTGCTCGTTGAAGCGGATGATCGCGGTGTTGGTGGTCGAGGAGAACAGCTCGGGGTGCGTGGAGACGTACTTGACGTCCGCGTGCCGGGTCACGGCCCAGTAGCCCTCGTCGTCGAAACCGGTGACCCCCCGCCGCTGCGGGCACCACCACACGGGGGCGGTCTGCCGCAGCCGGGCGAACTCCGGGTAGGGGACCCGGCTCTGGAGGAGGTCGGGGTCGGTGGCGTCGAAGCCATCGGGGAGCGCGGGGCAGGACATCGGGCAACTCCAAAGTCTGACGGACCATCAGAAGTTGGCTTGAAGGTAGTAACGAGTTCTAGAAGTGACAAGGGTCGGCGCGCCAACTGTTGCGTGTGGAATCCGTGCAGGGCGCGTGCAAGACCCTTGCGTGCGGGGCCCCAGGTCATAAGACTGCGGATAGAACTAGAACGCGTACTAGTTCGAGGCGGGGCGCCGGGACGGCCCGCCGCGCTGGCGCTGTGCAGGAGAGGACGAGCTCATGGCCGCGGAACCCGTCATCGTCGAAGCCGTACGCACCCCCATCGGCAAGCGCGGAGGCGCGCTCGCCAACCTCCATCCCGCCTACCTGCTCGGTGAGACCTACCGCGAACTCCTCGCCCGTACCGGAATCCAGCCGGACTGCGTCGAGCAGATCGTCGGCGGCACCGTCACCCATGCCGGCGAGCAGTCCATGAACCCCGCCCGCAACGCCTGGCTCGCCATGGGGCTCCCGTACGAGACCGCCGCGACGACCGTGGACTGTCAGTGCGGCAGCTCGCAGCAGGCCAACCACATGGTCGCCAACATGATCTCCGGCGGTGTCATGGACATCGGCATCGCCTGCGGGGTCGAGGCCATGAGCCGCGTGCCGCTGGGTTCGGGCTCCAAGCACGGCCCGGGCAAGCCCTTCCCGGACGAGTGGAACGTCGACCTCCCCAACCAGTTCGAGGCCGCCGAACGCATCGCCCGCAACCGGGGCCTGACCCGCGAGGACGTCGACCGCCTCGGACTGCTCTCCCAGGAACGGGCCCAAGCCGCCTGGGCCGAGGAGCGCTTCAAGCGCGAGACCTTCGCCGTGCAGGTGCCGACCACGGAGGAGGAGCAGGCCGCCGGACAGGGCATGTGGCGCCTGGTCGACCGGGACGAGGGCCTGCGCGACACCAGCATGGAGGCCCTGGCCCGGCTCAAGCCCGTCATGCCCACCGCCGTGCACACCGCGGGCAACTCCTCGCAGATATCCGACGGCGCCGCGGCCGTGATGTGGGCCTCGCGCAAGATGGCCCGCGCCCTCAAGCTCAAGCCGCGCGCCCGGATCGTCGCCCAGACGCTCGTCGGCGCCGACCCCCACTACCACCTCGACGGGCCGATCGACGCAACGCGGGCCGTGCTCGGCAAGGCCGGCGTGTCCCTCAAGGACATCGACCTCGTCGAGATCAACGAGGCCTTCGCCTCCGTCGTCCTCAGCTGGGCCAAGGTCTTCGACCAGGACCTGGAGAAGGTCAACGTCAACGGCGGCGGCATCGCCCTCGGCCACCCCGTCGGCGCCACCGGTGCCCGCCTGATCACCACCGCACTGCACGAGCTGGAACGCCGCGACAAGGAGTTCGCCCTGATCACCATGTGCGCCGGCGGCGCACTGGCGACCGGGACGATCATCCAGCGCCTCTGACCGCGCCCGCGCGCACACCCCGCGCGCAGGGCGCCCGCGATCCCTTGGGATGGGATGCAGAAGGCCCCGGTGGCCGGACCTGGGGAGGCCGGCCACCGGGGCCTTCGAATGTCTTGCTGCTACTGCTACTGCTACTGCTACTGCTGCGGCCGGTGCCGGCTTAGTACCAGTGGTTGGCCTGCCAGAAGTTCCAGGCCTGGACCGGGCTGCCGTAGCGCTCGTTCATGTAGTCC includes these proteins:
- a CDS encoding PaaI family thioesterase yields the protein MTTYETSASPATGAPPATGAPLRSRTHTWQPRPETTPEILGMSGLEILRASLKGELPGASMMSTLGFRLTEAAEGVAVFEGDPGDHLLNPMGTVHGGFLATLLDSALGSSVMTLLPAGTAYTTVQLGVHMIRPVMADTPTLRCEGTALHVGRTTATAEARVTGTHDGKLYAHATTTCAILRMG
- a CDS encoding GlxA family transcriptional regulator produces the protein MVPALMERRPEALVEAVASAACRPARRVLAEARERGTPLATSCTGTFLLAEAGVLDGRRATTSWWLAPFFRDRYRKVTLDETRMVVSSGGVTTAGAAFGHLDLALAIVGTRSPALADLVRHYLVVDDRASQAAYAIPSALARHDPLVAAFEQWARTRLAEPAPIADAARELGVSERTLQRAVARTLGRTPVGLVQDLRVEQAEHLLRTTDLPLAVVARRVGYESPGPLRTLLRRRRGGS
- a CDS encoding steroid 3-ketoacyl-CoA thiolase; amino-acid sequence: MAAEPVIVEAVRTPIGKRGGALANLHPAYLLGETYRELLARTGIQPDCVEQIVGGTVTHAGEQSMNPARNAWLAMGLPYETAATTVDCQCGSSQQANHMVANMISGGVMDIGIACGVEAMSRVPLGSGSKHGPGKPFPDEWNVDLPNQFEAAERIARNRGLTREDVDRLGLLSQERAQAAWAEERFKRETFAVQVPTTEEEQAAGQGMWRLVDRDEGLRDTSMEALARLKPVMPTAVHTAGNSSQISDGAAAVMWASRKMARALKLKPRARIVAQTLVGADPHYHLDGPIDATRAVLGKAGVSLKDIDLVEINEAFASVVLSWAKVFDQDLEKVNVNGGGIALGHPVGATGARLITTALHELERRDKEFALITMCAGGALATGTIIQRL
- a CDS encoding cytochrome P450, whose amino-acid sequence is MSCPALPDGFDATDPDLLQSRVPYPEFARLRQTAPVWWCPQRRGVTGFDDEGYWAVTRHADVKYVSTHPELFSSTTNTAIIRFNEHIQRDAIDAQRLIMLNMDPPEHSRVRQIVQRGFTPRAIRGLEEALRDRARKIVEEASAAAADGSFDFVTHVACELPLQAIAELIGVPQKDRSKIFDWSNKMIAYDDPEYAITAEVGSNAAMELIGYAMNLSAQRKECPAQDIVTQLVAAEGQGNLGSDEFGFFVLLLAVAGNETTRNAISHGMHAFLTHPEQWELYKATRPSTTAEEIVRWATPVVSFQRTATQDTELGGQKIKAGDRVGMFYSSANHDPEVFENPDVFDITRDPNPHLGFGGGGPHFCLGKSLAVMEIDLIFNALADALPDLRLAGEGPRRLRAAWLNGIKELRVSHG